A stretch of the bacterium genome encodes the following:
- the ftsZ gene encoding cell division protein FtsZ encodes MLIKPEVNRFAKIKVIGVGGAGTNALNSMITLQQIQGVDFIGVNTDAQALLTCQAPTKVQIGEQLTRGLGSGGDPDIGKKAAEESAEKLSEVVSDADMVFVTAGMGGGTGTGAAPIVADIARKSGALTVAVVTKPFTFEGAHRWEVAEEGVDGLKDKVDTMIVIPNQRLLDVVDKKMSLIEAFKVADSVLGQGVQGISDIIVMPGLINVDFADVRSIMTNAGSALMGIGYGTGEGRAASAARAAIASPLLEVSIEGAKGVLFNVTGGADISMFEVDEAAKIISAAADADANIIFGAAIDENLVDQVKITVIATGFSEDKARAAVSREAVEALPDVPESSSGETEEEDAFDIPAFMRQR; translated from the coding sequence ATGCTCATAAAACCGGAAGTAAACCGTTTTGCAAAAATTAAGGTCATTGGTGTTGGCGGAGCTGGAACCAACGCCCTCAACTCTATGATCACTCTTCAACAAATTCAAGGTGTCGATTTTATTGGTGTTAATACTGATGCTCAGGCACTGCTAACTTGCCAAGCTCCGACCAAAGTCCAAATTGGAGAGCAATTGACTCGCGGTCTTGGTTCGGGAGGAGATCCGGATATTGGGAAAAAAGCTGCTGAAGAGTCAGCCGAAAAGCTTTCCGAAGTTGTCAGTGATGCCGATATGGTCTTTGTCACTGCCGGAATGGGTGGTGGTACTGGTACTGGTGCTGCCCCAATCGTTGCTGATATCGCTCGCAAAAGTGGGGCCCTGACAGTTGCAGTCGTAACTAAACCCTTTACTTTCGAAGGAGCGCACCGTTGGGAAGTAGCCGAAGAAGGGGTTGATGGTCTCAAAGACAAAGTTGATACTATGATCGTCATTCCCAACCAAAGGTTGCTCGATGTGGTTGATAAAAAAATGAGTTTGATTGAAGCTTTCAAAGTTGCCGATTCAGTTCTTGGTCAGGGAGTTCAAGGTATTTCCGACATCATCGTCATGCCTGGTCTGATCAACGTCGACTTTGCTGATGTTCGCAGCATCATGACCAACGCTGGAAGTGCTCTGATGGGAATTGGCTACGGTACCGGTGAGGGCCGCGCTGCTTCAGCAGCACGGGCAGCGATCGCCTCTCCTTTGCTTGAAGTTTCGATCGAAGGAGCCAAAGGAGTGCTTTTCAATGTCACCGGTGGAGCTGACATCTCCATGTTTGAAGTCGATGAGGCGGCCAAGATCATTTCCGCTGCTGCGGATGCCGATGCCAATATCATTTTTGGAGCAGCCATTGATGAAAATCTCGTCGATCAGGTAAAAATTACCGTCATCGCGACTGGTTTTTCTGAAGACAAAGCTCGCGCCGCAGTTTCTCGTGAGGCAGTTGAGGCCCTTCCCGATGTACCCGAGTCTTCTAGTGGGGAGACAGAAGAGGAAGACGCCTTCGACATACCTGCTTTTATGCGTCAGCGATAA
- the ftsA gene encoding cell division protein FtsA encodes MAREKIIVGIDVGSSKISTLIASSSREEELTVIGVSTSQARGLRKGQVVDIEEAVSAISESVEAAERMAGVSISAAFISVGGAHIASANSRGVVAVAGGENEISEEDVRRVTEAARAISIPSSREIIHVIPRDFIVDSQEGIKDPIGMTGVRLEVETHIISGAATSMRNLVKCIQQVGIDVEGLVFSGIAASHSTLTDTEKELGVALVDIGGGTTDVALFVDGSIAHSVVIPIGGRNITNDLAIGLRGSLESAEKIKLELSNQTKRKADEDEEGKTRKEDVLDVSKLGLTEDLGVLSKKTLTDGIIKPRLTEIFTLIGMEIKRSGYAGLLPAGLVVTGGAAETVGVAGVGKEVLRMPVRIAQPTGVTGLVDEISTPAYAATVGLLLYGERLGASSSGVSVPLMRGASILDGAKKLLNWAKSFLP; translated from the coding sequence GTGGCTAGAGAAAAAATCATAGTAGGCATCGATGTTGGCAGTTCCAAAATTTCAACTTTAATCGCTTCGTCTTCTCGGGAAGAAGAACTCACTGTAATTGGAGTTTCGACCTCTCAAGCTCGAGGTTTGAGAAAAGGCCAAGTAGTTGATATCGAAGAAGCAGTCAGCGCAATCAGTGAAAGTGTTGAGGCAGCTGAGCGGATGGCCGGTGTGTCGATCAGCGCTGCCTTTATTTCTGTTGGTGGAGCCCATATTGCTTCGGCCAATTCCCGCGGTGTGGTAGCAGTTGCCGGCGGAGAAAATGAGATCAGTGAGGAAGATGTTCGTCGTGTCACTGAAGCCGCTCGGGCTATTTCAATCCCCTCTTCTCGAGAAATTATCCACGTCATTCCCCGCGATTTCATTGTGGACTCTCAAGAAGGTATCAAAGATCCTATTGGCATGACTGGGGTACGCCTTGAAGTCGAAACCCATATTATTTCAGGTGCAGCAACTTCAATGCGCAATTTAGTGAAATGTATTCAGCAAGTTGGGATTGATGTCGAAGGGCTAGTTTTTTCCGGAATTGCTGCTTCCCATTCTACTTTGACGGACACCGAAAAAGAGCTCGGTGTCGCCCTGGTTGATATTGGCGGAGGGACAACTGATGTCGCCCTTTTTGTTGACGGCTCAATTGCTCATTCAGTCGTCATCCCTATCGGAGGACGCAACATCACCAATGACTTGGCGATTGGCTTGCGTGGTAGCTTGGAATCGGCTGAAAAAATCAAACTTGAACTCTCCAACCAAACTAAAAGAAAAGCCGACGAAGACGAGGAGGGAAAAACCAGGAAAGAAGATGTGCTGGACGTTTCCAAACTTGGTTTGACCGAGGATCTGGGTGTTTTGTCCAAAAAAACTTTGACGGACGGAATCATCAAACCACGTTTGACAGAGATTTTTACCCTTATTGGTATGGAAATAAAGCGCTCTGGTTATGCTGGACTGCTTCCTGCTGGGCTGGTGGTGACCGGAGGTGCGGCTGAAACAGTTGGAGTTGCGGGTGTCGGGAAGGAAGTTTTGCGGATGCCGGTTCGTATCGCGCAGCCAACCGGAGTGACCGGACTGGTTGATGAGATTTCCACCCCAGCTTACGCGGCCACGGTTGGTTTGCTCCTCTATGGAGAAAGACTTGGGGCCTCCTCGAGTGGAGTTTCAGTTCCTTTGATGCGTGGCGCTAGCATTCTCGATGGAGCAAAAAAACTACTCAACTGGGCTAAATCCTTTTTGCCTTAG
- a CDS encoding UDP-N-acetylglucosamine--N-acetylmuramyl-(pentapeptide) pyrophosphoryl-undecaprenol N-acetylglucosamine transferase — MKIALTGGHLTPALAVIDELKKKPDNEIIFIGRAYSMEGDKSPSAESVVIPNLGIKFYSIQAGRLQRKFTRHTILALAKVPLGSLQALAILSKEKPDVVMSFGSYVAFPSIFAAWVLGIPTITHEQTLKGGLSTRLISRFVKKIAVSWKDSKEFFAKEKVVLTGNPIRKEILNLERKRSARPVVYITGGNQGSHVINEIVEEILPNLLENYEVIHQTGSSEAYKDFENAQKKVQELPKRLKNRYLAAKWFNSDEVADIFSRSSLIVSRAGANTVFEVAALCLPAIFIPIPWSSGDEQTKNASVLSDLKAALILPQDRLTPRRLLSSIKYVFDNYGQFKKAAKAASKFVAHDAARLLVEEAEKLVKENETNQILPEKKTSV, encoded by the coding sequence TTGAAAATTGCTTTGACAGGTGGGCACTTGACTCCGGCACTGGCGGTCATTGATGAGCTCAAGAAAAAACCAGACAACGAAATTATTTTCATTGGTCGGGCCTATTCTATGGAAGGAGACAAATCTCCGAGTGCTGAATCAGTGGTTATTCCCAACCTCGGAATAAAATTCTATTCAATCCAAGCCGGAAGATTGCAGCGTAAATTTACTAGACATACGATACTTGCTTTGGCGAAAGTTCCACTCGGTAGTCTGCAAGCTTTGGCAATTTTAAGTAAGGAAAAACCAGATGTTGTCATGTCTTTTGGTAGTTACGTGGCTTTCCCGAGTATTTTTGCCGCCTGGGTTTTGGGAATACCCACTATTACCCACGAGCAAACCCTCAAAGGTGGGCTTTCTACTAGACTGATTTCTCGCTTTGTCAAAAAAATCGCGGTCTCTTGGAAAGATTCAAAGGAGTTTTTTGCTAAAGAGAAAGTGGTTCTGACCGGAAACCCGATTCGAAAAGAAATTTTGAATCTAGAGAGAAAACGTAGCGCTCGACCGGTAGTCTACATCACCGGCGGAAATCAAGGCTCTCATGTCATTAATGAGATAGTGGAGGAAATTCTCCCCAATCTTTTGGAAAACTACGAAGTAATTCATCAAACCGGTTCCTCCGAGGCTTACAAAGATTTTGAGAACGCACAGAAAAAAGTCCAGGAACTACCAAAAAGACTGAAAAACCGTTACCTGGCGGCCAAATGGTTTAACAGTGACGAAGTGGCTGATATTTTTTCTCGCAGCTCTTTGATAGTCAGTCGAGCCGGGGCAAACACTGTTTTTGAGGTTGCTGCCCTGTGTTTACCGGCAATTTTTATTCCGATTCCCTGGTCGAGTGGGGACGAGCAAACCAAAAACGCTTCAGTTTTGTCCGATCTCAAGGCCGCTTTAATTTTGCCCCAAGACAGACTCACACCGAGGCGCTTGCTTTCAAGCATCAAATACGTTTTCGATAATTACGGACAGTTCAAAAAAGCAGCTAAGGCGGCTTCAAAATTTGTCGCCCATGATGCCGCCCGGCTTTTGGTAGAAGAGGCTGAGAAATTGGTCAAAGAAAATGAAACAAATCAGATTCTTCCAGAGAAAAAGACTAGCGTCTAA
- the ftsW gene encoding putative lipid II flippase FtsW, whose translation MKRLAQNSRTDFVLLAASLLLLLFGLLMIYNASPVTSLRDFGDPWHLVKQQGFSALAALGAGVVGYRIHYKFWENISPLLIIGAIILLLMVFIPGLGVKVYGAQRWLNIGGFGIQPAELAKLAYIIYLSAWLSRKIKLAPFLIVTAILAGIVLLQRDFGTAAIIALTGGAIYFLSGAALWQFLFLVPAGLVSALVFILSSDYRRARFLTFLNPSLDTQGAAYHISQILIALGSGGWWGVGLGQSRQKYGYIPEVTTDSIFAVIGNELGLIGSVLLVGVFVLIVLRGFKIARQCKDRFGQLLAAGIASWLGLQAFINLAGMVALLPLTGVPLPFISFGGSSLVSVVFGVALLLNIAKNNETSPMVNLQPAKRLQRRRR comes from the coding sequence ATGAAGAGACTTGCCCAAAACTCCCGAACTGATTTCGTTCTCCTTGCAGCTAGCCTGCTACTTCTTTTATTCGGGCTACTAATGATCTACAACGCTTCTCCAGTGACCAGCTTGCGCGATTTTGGGGATCCTTGGCATTTAGTTAAGCAACAGGGATTTTCAGCTCTTGCAGCTTTAGGAGCGGGAGTGGTGGGTTATCGAATTCATTACAAATTTTGGGAAAATATTTCTCCGCTGCTGATTATTGGAGCTATCATTCTGCTACTCATGGTCTTTATTCCTGGTTTGGGGGTAAAGGTCTATGGAGCGCAGCGCTGGCTCAATATCGGTGGTTTTGGAATTCAACCAGCTGAACTGGCAAAGCTAGCTTACATCATTTATCTCTCGGCTTGGCTGTCCCGGAAGATAAAGCTTGCTCCTTTTTTGATCGTCACCGCAATCCTAGCCGGCATTGTTTTATTACAAAGAGATTTTGGTACCGCGGCTATTATAGCTTTGACCGGAGGAGCAATCTATTTTCTTTCGGGAGCAGCTCTGTGGCAGTTTCTTTTTCTTGTTCCAGCTGGATTGGTTAGCGCCTTGGTTTTTATTTTGAGCAGTGACTACCGCCGCGCGCGCTTTCTGACTTTTCTCAACCCAAGCCTTGATACCCAAGGGGCAGCCTACCATATTTCTCAAATCTTGATCGCTCTCGGCAGTGGTGGTTGGTGGGGAGTAGGGCTGGGGCAATCAAGACAAAAATACGGCTATATCCCCGAAGTGACGACTGATTCCATCTTTGCCGTCATTGGCAACGAGCTCGGCCTTATTGGTTCAGTACTTTTGGTAGGAGTCTTTGTTTTGATAGTTCTTCGCGGTTTTAAAATTGCCAGGCAGTGTAAAGATCGTTTTGGTCAGCTTTTGGCAGCTGGTATTGCCAGTTGGCTTGGTTTGCAAGCTTTCATCAATCTTGCGGGTATGGTGGCTTTGCTCCCCCTGACCGGTGTTCCGCTTCCTTTCATCTCTTTTGGCGGTAGCTCTTTGGTGAGCGTTGTCTTTGGTGTGGCTCTTTTACTCAATATTGCCAAAAACAATGAGACGAGCCCGATGGTTAATTTACAGCCGGCGAAACGTCTCCAACGCAGGCGGCGCTAG
- a CDS encoding NUDIX domain-containing protein, with translation MKTSEMISFEEAEKKGVKITRGWEINQEKGGLSIVNSSVNARYDMVVISGEGFAYDTLVKTEHTAPAVVPYYQEGNKVYVGLIKHWRPVLKSWSWEIIRGFGDSGVSDEENAVRELSEEWGSQGKLTKIGTFTANTGWDQSGYVAWAAQLDPKEKENPQPEISEQIEAREWFEFPKALPEIICGITLSCLLKFSQQAEKLS, from the coding sequence ATGAAAACAAGTGAAATGATTTCTTTTGAAGAGGCGGAAAAGAAAGGAGTCAAAATTACTCGGGGTTGGGAAATTAATCAAGAGAAGGGTGGTTTATCCATCGTTAATTCATCCGTGAATGCACGCTACGATATGGTAGTCATTTCCGGAGAAGGCTTTGCTTACGATACTTTAGTAAAAACAGAGCACACTGCTCCGGCAGTCGTGCCATATTACCAGGAAGGAAACAAAGTTTACGTTGGTCTGATCAAACACTGGCGGCCGGTGTTAAAAAGTTGGAGTTGGGAAATCATCCGTGGTTTTGGTGATTCGGGGGTTAGCGACGAAGAAAACGCAGTGCGGGAGCTTTCCGAAGAGTGGGGCAGCCAAGGGAAGCTTACCAAAATTGGCACTTTCACCGCCAACACCGGCTGGGATCAGAGTGGCTACGTGGCTTGGGCAGCGCAACTTGATCCGAAAGAAAAGGAAAACCCACAGCCGGAAATTAGTGAGCAGATCGAAGCCAGAGAATGGTTTGAGTTTCCAAAGGCCCTACCGGAAATAATTTGCGGTATCACTCTTTCCTGCCTTCTTAAATTTTCCCAGCAAGCAGAAAAGTTGTCCTAG
- a CDS encoding PsbP-related protein: MPEEITTPSLNQETKPNSQKKLDVKKTLITVIVITIVVGLIGGAIFWYSWNMVNREDKGATIKQASSSAQKDGTTDWKTYTNTTAGYKISYPSTWTFVVETPKTRPEQEYTSDKFTGTEGEIRVDYGTGLGGGCGPTQEGQLSIKNSTLSVCVVNPDNAGGKTYNLLGAVSGEKEVTWRGFITVNKPVATNEEIVLKIVASIETTK, encoded by the coding sequence ATGCCTGAAGAAATTACCACTCCGTCTCTTAACCAAGAGACAAAACCGAATTCTCAAAAGAAGCTGGATGTAAAGAAGACGCTAATTACAGTTATTGTAATTACGATCGTTGTTGGACTGATCGGTGGAGCGATTTTTTGGTACTCCTGGAACATGGTGAACCGAGAAGACAAAGGTGCGACTATAAAACAAGCTAGTTCTTCTGCACAAAAAGATGGAACTACTGATTGGAAGACTTATACAAATACAACCGCAGGTTATAAAATTAGCTACCCATCAACCTGGACTTTTGTGGTCGAAACTCCAAAGACACGTCCTGAACAAGAATACACTAGTGATAAATTTACCGGCACAGAAGGAGAAATTCGAGTAGATTATGGTACAGGTTTGGGTGGTGGTTGTGGTCCAACCCAAGAAGGACAGCTGAGTATTAAAAACTCAACCTTATCCGTTTGTGTAGTGAATCCAGACAATGCGGGAGGCAAAACTTATAATCTTTTAGGAGCAGTATCTGGAGAAAAGGAAGTAACTTGGAGAGGATTTATTACTGTAAACAAACCAGTTGCAACTAATGAAGAAATCGTTTTAAAAATAGTGGCATCAATAGAGACAACTAAGTAA